A section of the Pseudomonas flavescens genome encodes:
- a CDS encoding nuclear transport factor 2 family protein: MSEINEAVQIVSDFLAASMAPDPVKAATYMSDDVRITFTGGRHMPTPQDITAFNGSRYAWVKKALGQFDWTERDDHTVVYSNGTLYGEWPDGSSFSGNRYLDRFEVRDGKITRMDVWNDSAEWLLTPEIAKA, encoded by the coding sequence ATGAGTGAAATCAACGAGGCCGTGCAGATTGTTAGCGATTTTCTAGCGGCATCCATGGCTCCGGATCCGGTCAAGGCAGCCACCTACATGAGTGACGACGTGCGCATCACCTTCACTGGCGGGCGCCACATGCCTACGCCCCAGGACATCACCGCATTCAACGGCTCGCGCTACGCCTGGGTGAAAAAGGCCCTCGGTCAGTTCGACTGGACCGAGCGCGACGACCATACCGTCGTCTATTCCAACGGCACGCTGTATGGCGAGTGGCCGGACGGCAGCAGTTTTTCCGGTAACCGCTATCTGGATCGTTTCGAAGTCCGCGACGGCAAGATCACCCGCATGGACGTCTGGAACGACAGCGCCGAGTGGCTGCTGACACCGGAAATCGCCAAGGCCTGA
- a CDS encoding branched-chain amino acid ABC transporter permease, which yields MITAAIITGLGLGSMYALLALGFHITYVVSRTVNFAQGSAMMVGAVLGYSFTITWGWPLWLAVPATLTLCAVYGLIIERFLVRPFHSRGSEAWLMATVAAGILVDNLALFTFGKEPRQFTSALANQYLELFGNNVGVLQLLIPVVGGGIALALFLVRRYTRLGKVLEACVQNPKAAMLMGIRVNRVVAVAFAVSTVFAAIAGLLIAPLFSVNAEMGMLFGLKAFAVAILGGIASAGGVFAAGLLFGLVEALVTIYFGSAFTQLFTFALVILALALRPNGLFGSKTLVKV from the coding sequence ATGATCACCGCCGCCATCATCACCGGGCTCGGACTGGGCAGCATGTATGCATTGCTGGCCTTGGGTTTCCATATCACCTACGTGGTTTCGCGTACGGTCAATTTCGCCCAGGGCAGCGCCATGATGGTTGGTGCCGTACTTGGCTACAGCTTCACCATCACCTGGGGCTGGCCACTGTGGCTGGCGGTTCCGGCGACCCTGACGCTGTGCGCCGTCTATGGGCTGATCATCGAGCGCTTTCTGGTGCGCCCCTTCCATTCGCGCGGCTCCGAAGCCTGGCTGATGGCGACGGTGGCAGCGGGCATCCTGGTCGACAACCTGGCCCTGTTCACCTTCGGCAAGGAGCCACGGCAGTTCACTTCGGCGCTGGCCAATCAGTACCTGGAGCTGTTCGGCAACAACGTCGGCGTGCTGCAACTGCTGATCCCCGTGGTAGGTGGCGGCATCGCCCTGGCGCTGTTTCTGGTGCGCCGCTACACGCGTCTGGGCAAGGTGCTGGAGGCCTGCGTACAGAATCCCAAGGCGGCGATGCTGATGGGTATTCGGGTCAATCGCGTGGTGGCCGTGGCCTTTGCCGTGTCGACCGTGTTCGCCGCCATAGCCGGCCTGTTGATCGCGCCGCTGTTCAGCGTGAATGCCGAGATGGGCATGTTGTTCGGCCTCAAGGCCTTCGCCGTGGCGATTCTTGGCGGTATCGCCAGCGCTGGCGGGGTATTCGCCGCCGGCCTGCTATTCGGTCTGGTAGAGGCGCTGGTGACCATCTATTTCGGTTCGGCCTTCACCCAGTTGTTCACCTTCGCCCTGGTCATTCTGGCCCTGGCGCTGCGCCCCAATGGCCTGTTCGGCAGCAAGACCCTGGTGAAAGTATGA
- a CDS encoding ABC transporter substrate-binding protein → MRKLLSPLRRLLPCAAAVASLGMVLSAAAHAEEPIKVGLVAALSGQSAKSGEALTRGLTVAIDEINAKGGILGRPVQLIRRDDESNPAKGMLAARELAQREKVSVLFGGLDTPVSLAIVPLANQLKVPFMGIWAAGTKITENGAKDNYVFRVSAVDELVDEALVEHGIKKGMKKPGMILINNPWGESNEIGFKDALAKRGMDYAGIERIEDSDLDVVPQLTRLKNAGTDTLLMVGNVGPSAQVVKSLDRMGWDVPVVSHWGPAGGRFSELAGPNASRVHFIQTYVFTENNSAKGDSVLAALKQRFPEIKSLADVTPAVGIANAYDAMHLAAAAIEKAGDTQGTKVRDGFYAIDSYQGLIKDYTQPFTPTKHDALGPDDYVFTHFVDGRIVPLAP, encoded by the coding sequence ATGCGCAAACTGTTATCCCCACTCCGCCGCCTGTTGCCCTGCGCAGCGGCTGTTGCCAGCCTTGGCATGGTGCTGAGCGCCGCGGCGCACGCCGAGGAGCCGATCAAGGTCGGCCTGGTTGCCGCCTTGTCCGGGCAGTCGGCGAAGTCCGGCGAGGCGCTTACCCGCGGGCTCACCGTGGCCATCGATGAGATCAACGCCAAGGGCGGCATCCTCGGTCGCCCGGTGCAGCTGATCCGTCGTGACGATGAAAGCAACCCGGCCAAAGGCATGCTGGCCGCCCGCGAACTGGCGCAGCGGGAAAAAGTCAGCGTGCTGTTCGGTGGCCTCGATACACCGGTTTCCCTGGCCATCGTGCCACTGGCCAATCAGTTGAAAGTGCCGTTCATGGGCATCTGGGCCGCTGGCACCAAGATCACCGAGAACGGTGCCAAGGACAATTACGTATTCCGCGTGTCGGCGGTAGACGAGCTGGTCGACGAGGCGCTGGTCGAGCACGGCATCAAGAAGGGCATGAAGAAGCCCGGGATGATCCTGATCAACAATCCCTGGGGCGAATCCAATGAAATCGGCTTCAAGGATGCCCTGGCCAAACGAGGCATGGACTACGCCGGCATCGAACGCATCGAAGACAGTGATCTCGACGTGGTGCCGCAGCTCACCCGCCTGAAGAATGCCGGCACCGACACCCTGCTGATGGTCGGCAACGTCGGCCCCTCGGCCCAGGTGGTCAAGTCCCTCGATCGCATGGGCTGGGATGTGCCGGTGGTTTCCCACTGGGGCCCGGCAGGCGGCCGCTTCAGCGAACTGGCCGGCCCCAACGCCAGCCGCGTGCACTTCATCCAGACCTACGTGTTCACCGAGAACAACAGCGCCAAGGGCGACAGCGTGCTGGCTGCCCTCAAGCAGCGCTTCCCGGAGATCAAGAGCCTGGCTGACGTGACCCCGGCAGTGGGAATCGCCAACGCCTACGACGCCATGCACCTGGCCGCCGCCGCCATCGAGAAGGCCGGCGACACCCAGGGCACCAAGGTGCGCGATGGCTTCTATGCGATCGACAGCTACCAGGGGCTGATCAAGGACTACACCCAGCCCTTCACCCCGACCAAGCACGACGCCCTGGGGCCGGACGACTACGTCTTCACCCATTTCGTCGACGGCCGCATCGTTCCACTCGCCCCTTGA